A genomic stretch from Prochlorococcus marinus str. MIT 9312 includes:
- the pgl gene encoding 6-phosphogluconolactonase, translated as MDEMIEKVKNGYNLNIYKDKLELSTAVFKFIESHIIHTLKKKCRFKFCVSGGSTPKSVYQLLSISDLRWDMVDVFLGDERCVDPNSELSNSLMLKKSLLTNFGSKAFFYEIFNDLKADDEATKNQFISKLFEKCGSNPPTFDLTLLGLGDDGHTASLFPYQKNNNADDFVIFNEGKGLKRISLTPKVLSASSKIVFLVSGASKRIALERLLDEKEPSDRTPSKLIKSINQISIFCDQESAKELEI; from the coding sequence ATGGATGAAATGATTGAAAAGGTTAAAAATGGTTATAACCTAAACATTTACAAAGACAAGTTAGAGCTATCAACAGCTGTTTTTAAATTTATTGAAAGTCACATTATTCATACTTTAAAAAAGAAATGCAGATTCAAATTCTGTGTGAGTGGAGGTTCAACTCCTAAATCTGTTTATCAGCTTCTATCAATAAGTGATCTTAGATGGGATATGGTTGATGTCTTTTTAGGAGATGAAAGGTGTGTTGATCCAAATTCAGAATTAAGTAACTCGTTAATGTTGAAAAAATCATTATTAACTAATTTTGGATCTAAAGCTTTTTTTTATGAGATTTTTAATGATTTAAAGGCTGATGATGAAGCGACAAAAAATCAATTTATTTCTAAATTATTTGAAAAATGCGGATCAAACCCTCCAACCTTTGATTTAACATTATTAGGTCTTGGAGACGATGGTCATACAGCTTCACTATTCCCTTATCAAAAAAATAATAACGCAGATGATTTTGTGATTTTTAATGAAGGTAAAGGATTAAAAAGAATTTCATTAACTCCAAAGGTTCTTTCAGCCTCTTCGAAGATAGTATTTTTGGTTAGTGGAGCTTCTAAAAGAATTGCTCTTGAGAGGTTATTAGATGAAAAAGAGCCATCAGATAGAACACCATCAAAATTAATAAAATCTATTAATCAAATTTCAATATTTTGTGATCAGGAATCAGCAAAAGAATTAGAAATTTAG
- the glpX gene encoding class II fructose-bisphosphatase: MNQTLIQEILEVVEQAAIASAKLTGLGQKDEADAAAVEAMRLRMGKIEMKGKIVIGEGERDEAPMLYIGEEVGSGSGPGVDFAVDPCEGTNLCANNQRGSMAVLAASDTGGLFNAPDFYMNKLAAPPAAKGKVDIRNSATENLKILSDCLDLSIDELTVVVMDRTRHKDLIKEIRGCGAKVQPISDGDVQAAIACGFAGTGTHCLMGIGAAPEGVISAAAMRALGGHFQGQLVYDPAIAQTSEWADYTKEGNIKRLNEMGITDIDKIYEANELASGENVVFAGSGITDGLLFDGVKFERDCVRTSSLVISTLDSTARFTNTVHIKDGAKSISL; the protein is encoded by the coding sequence TAATTCAAGAAATTCTCGAAGTAGTCGAGCAAGCAGCAATTGCCTCAGCAAAACTAACAGGACTTGGTCAAAAAGATGAAGCGGATGCTGCAGCTGTAGAAGCAATGAGATTGCGAATGGGCAAAATTGAGATGAAAGGGAAAATTGTTATTGGAGAAGGTGAAAGAGATGAAGCACCTATGCTTTATATAGGTGAAGAGGTAGGAAGTGGAAGTGGTCCAGGAGTTGACTTTGCAGTAGATCCTTGTGAAGGAACAAATCTTTGTGCGAATAATCAAAGAGGTTCTATGGCGGTTTTGGCAGCCTCTGATACCGGCGGTCTTTTTAATGCTCCTGATTTTTACATGAACAAATTAGCAGCTCCTCCAGCTGCGAAAGGGAAAGTAGATATTAGAAATTCGGCTACTGAAAACTTGAAGATTCTTAGTGATTGCTTGGATCTTTCTATTGATGAACTTACTGTTGTTGTAATGGATAGAACTAGGCATAAAGATTTAATTAAAGAGATTCGAGGATGTGGTGCTAAAGTACAACCGATTTCTGATGGTGATGTTCAAGCTGCTATTGCATGTGGCTTCGCAGGTACTGGAACTCATTGCTTAATGGGTATAGGTGCAGCTCCAGAAGGTGTTATTTCGGCTGCCGCAATGAGAGCTCTAGGAGGACACTTTCAAGGACAACTAGTTTATGATCCAGCAATCGCTCAAACTTCTGAATGGGCTGACTATACAAAAGAGGGAAATATAAAACGACTAAATGAAATGGGTATAACGGATATAGATAAAATCTATGAAGCTAATGAATTGGCATCGGGAGAAAATGTTGTGTTCGCTGGAAGTGGTATAACTGATGGATTATTATTTGACGGAGTTAAATTCGAAAGGGATTGTGTGAGAACAAGCAGTCTAGTAATTAGCACATTAGATAGTACTGCAAGATTCACAAATACTGTCCATATAAAAGATGGTGCAAAGAGTATCAGCCTTTAA
- a CDS encoding glucose-1-phosphate adenylyltransferase has protein sequence MKRVLAIILGGGKGSRLYPLTKMRAKPAVPLAGKYRLIDIPISNCINSGIEKMYVLTQFNSASLNRHIGRTYNLNGPFGQGFVEVLAAQQTPDSPKWFEGTADAVRKYQWLFQEWDVDEYLILSGDQLYRMDYSLFVQHHRDNGADLTVAALPVDEAQAEGFGLMRTDDLGNIKEFSEKPTGEKLKAMAVDTSKFGLTKESAAEKPYLASMGIYVFSRNTLFDLLNKFPNYTDFGKDIIPEALKRGDTLKSYVFDDYWEDIGTIGAFFESNLALTEQPKPPFSFYDEKFPIYTRPRFLPPSKLVDAQITDSIVCEGTILKSCSILHCVLGVRSRIESDSILEDTLVMGADFFESPEERIELRKGGGTPLGVGEGTTVKRAILDKNTRIGDNVVIINKDRVEEADKPELGFYIRNGIVVVVKNATIANGTVI, from the coding sequence ATGAAGCGTGTGTTAGCCATCATCCTCGGAGGAGGAAAAGGTTCTAGACTTTACCCTTTAACAAAAATGAGGGCAAAACCTGCTGTTCCATTGGCAGGTAAGTATCGTTTAATAGATATCCCAATTAGTAATTGTATAAATTCAGGTATTGAAAAAATGTACGTATTGACTCAGTTCAATAGTGCATCTCTAAATAGACATATAGGAAGAACCTATAATCTAAATGGTCCTTTTGGCCAAGGATTTGTGGAGGTTCTGGCCGCACAACAGACTCCTGATAGTCCAAAGTGGTTTGAAGGTACTGCTGATGCTGTAAGAAAATACCAATGGTTATTTCAAGAATGGGATGTTGATGAGTACTTAATATTGTCAGGTGATCAACTTTACAGAATGGATTACAGTTTATTTGTTCAGCATCATAGAGATAATGGAGCGGATTTAACTGTTGCAGCTTTACCTGTTGATGAAGCACAAGCAGAAGGCTTTGGCCTTATGAGGACAGATGATTTAGGGAATATAAAAGAATTCAGTGAGAAGCCTACTGGAGAGAAATTAAAGGCAATGGCAGTGGATACTTCAAAATTTGGACTAACTAAGGAATCGGCTGCAGAAAAACCTTATCTTGCCTCTATGGGGATTTACGTTTTTAGCAGAAATACTCTTTTTGATCTTCTAAATAAATTTCCTAATTATACAGATTTTGGAAAGGACATAATTCCTGAAGCTCTTAAAAGGGGTGATACTCTTAAGAGTTATGTTTTCGACGATTATTGGGAAGATATAGGAACCATTGGGGCATTCTTTGAGTCAAATTTGGCATTAACAGAGCAACCAAAACCTCCATTTAGTTTTTATGATGAAAAATTTCCAATTTATACAAGACCTAGATTCCTTCCTCCTTCTAAGCTTGTAGATGCCCAAATTACTGATTCAATAGTCTGTGAAGGTACAATCCTAAAGTCATGTAGCATTTTACATTGTGTTTTAGGTGTAAGAAGTAGAATTGAAAGTGATTCTATTCTTGAAGATACTTTAGTAATGGGTGCAGATTTCTTTGAATCACCTGAAGAAAGAATTGAATTAAGAAAAGGTGGTGGAACACCTCTTGGAGTAGGTGAAGGAACTACTGTAAAAAGAGCAATTCTTGATAAGAACACAAGGATAGGTGATAACGTCGTTATTATTAATAAAGATCGAGTAGAAGAGGCAGATAAGCCAGAATTAGGTTTTTATATAAGAAATGGAATCGTTGTAGTAGTTAAAAATGCAACTATTGCAAACGGAACTGTTATTTAA
- a CDS encoding pentapeptide repeat-containing protein codes for MIKSIVFPSLKNALITFLFVGILFFNSVNSAWAKRPPEIRNQQDLNLEPDMHGQDLSGNEYVKFDLNGFNFSDSNLEGAVFNNSKLQNSKFTGANLRDALAYATDFTDADLSDVNFTNALLMESNFEGAKIDGADFTDAVLSRTQQKQLCAIANGTNSSTGESTEYSLGC; via the coding sequence ATGATTAAATCAATTGTTTTCCCCTCACTAAAGAATGCATTAATTACTTTTTTATTCGTTGGGATTTTATTTTTTAATTCTGTAAATTCTGCATGGGCTAAAAGACCTCCTGAGATTAGAAACCAACAAGACCTTAATTTAGAGCCGGATATGCATGGTCAAGATTTAAGCGGTAACGAATACGTTAAGTTTGATTTGAATGGGTTTAATTTTAGTGACAGTAATTTAGAAGGCGCAGTGTTCAATAATAGTAAATTGCAAAACTCAAAGTTTACTGGAGCCAATTTAAGAGATGCACTAGCTTATGCAACAGACTTTACAGATGCAGATCTTTCGGATGTTAATTTTACAAATGCATTATTAATGGAGAGTAATTTTGAAGGAGCAAAAATAGATGGTGCAGATTTTACTGATGCTGTTCTTAGTCGTACACAACAAAAACAATTATGTGCGATTGCTAATGGCACAAATAGTTCTACAGGAGAGAGTACAGAATATAGTTTAGGTTGTTAA
- a CDS encoding CIA30 family protein produces the protein MNKKKILFQKKEFDGWETLNDTVMGGSSSAFCEISNSGLLLKGNIVEKAGGFVSCRSSIFKPSLNVSEYSSFELNIDGKGRTFKFAAACEDDLLGLTEFIPGGLRWIKSFPTKKFGTTNVQIPFSELKPSVRANKVRFPFKFKPSKIKRLQLLHSKFGDDGLLNNEFKQGSIKVLIKSISVI, from the coding sequence ATGAATAAGAAAAAAATTTTATTCCAGAAAAAGGAGTTCGATGGTTGGGAAACATTAAATGATACTGTTATGGGAGGATCAAGTTCCGCTTTTTGTGAAATTTCAAATTCTGGTTTGTTATTAAAGGGTAATATTGTCGAGAAAGCAGGAGGATTTGTTAGTTGTAGATCGTCTATCTTTAAACCCTCTTTAAATGTATCTGAATATTCATCCTTTGAATTAAATATTGATGGAAAAGGAAGAACTTTTAAATTTGCGGCCGCTTGTGAAGATGATCTATTAGGACTAACCGAATTTATTCCGGGTGGACTTAGGTGGATAAAATCATTCCCAACAAAAAAATTCGGAACAACAAACGTTCAAATTCCTTTTAGTGAGCTAAAACCTTCAGTAAGAGCTAATAAAGTACGTTTCCCATTTAAATTTAAGCCATCTAAAATTAAAAGATTGCAACTACTACACTCTAAGTTCGGTGATGATGGATTACTTAATAATGAGTTTAAACAGGGTTCAATAAAAGTTTTAATTAAATCAATAAGTGTTATTTGA
- the ilvD gene encoding dihydroxy-acid dehydratase, whose product MNKLRSSAITQGVQRSPNRSMLRAVGFNDEDFNKPIVGVANGYSTITPCNMGLNKLALKAEESIKRSGGMPQMFGTITVSDGISMGTEGMKYSLVSREVIADSIETACNAQSMDGVLAIGGCDKNMPGAMIAIARMNIPSIFIYGGTIKPGKLHGEDLTVVSAFEAVGQLTAGKINEERLIQVEKNCIPGAGSCGGMFTANTMSAVIEVLGLSLPHSSTMAAEDLEKELSADKSAEILVSAIEKDIRPLDLMTKKAFENAISVIMAIGGSTNAVLHILAIANTAGIDININDFERIRQKVPVICDLKPSGKYVTVDLHKAGGIPQVMKILLNAGLIHGDCKNIEGKTISEYLQNIPDKPPTNQNVIRDIDDPLYKKGHLAILKGNLASEGSVAKISGVKNPVLTGPAKIFESEEDCLKSILNNDIKAGDVVVIRNEGPVGGPGMREMLAPTSAIVGQGLGEKVALITDGRFSGGTYGLVVGHIAPEAAVGGNIALIKQGDLITVDAVKQLIEVDLSDEELEKRKKDWVKPIQKYKRGILSKYSRIVSTSSLGAVTDL is encoded by the coding sequence ATGAATAAACTCAGATCATCTGCAATAACCCAAGGTGTGCAAAGATCCCCTAACAGATCGATGTTAAGAGCTGTTGGATTTAATGATGAAGATTTTAATAAACCTATTGTTGGAGTTGCAAATGGATACAGCACCATAACACCATGCAATATGGGTTTAAATAAGTTAGCTCTAAAAGCTGAAGAGTCAATAAAAAGATCAGGTGGGATGCCTCAGATGTTTGGGACCATAACAGTAAGCGATGGCATTTCTATGGGAACAGAGGGCATGAAATACTCCCTAGTTTCAAGAGAAGTTATTGCTGATTCAATTGAAACAGCATGCAATGCTCAGAGTATGGATGGAGTACTTGCTATAGGTGGATGTGACAAAAATATGCCGGGTGCCATGATTGCGATTGCAAGAATGAATATTCCCTCAATTTTCATTTATGGAGGGACAATAAAGCCTGGGAAATTGCATGGAGAAGATCTTACTGTTGTTAGTGCATTTGAAGCTGTTGGACAATTAACAGCCGGCAAAATTAATGAAGAAAGGCTAATCCAAGTTGAGAAAAATTGTATTCCTGGTGCTGGTAGCTGTGGAGGAATGTTTACAGCTAATACAATGTCTGCGGTTATTGAAGTATTAGGGTTAAGTCTTCCTCACAGTTCCACTATGGCTGCTGAAGATCTTGAAAAAGAACTAAGTGCAGATAAAAGTGCTGAGATATTAGTCTCTGCAATAGAAAAAGATATAAGACCTCTAGACCTAATGACTAAGAAAGCATTTGAAAATGCAATATCAGTAATTATGGCAATTGGCGGATCAACAAATGCGGTATTGCACATCTTAGCTATTGCGAATACTGCAGGAATAGATATCAACATTAATGATTTTGAGAGAATCAGACAAAAAGTACCCGTTATTTGTGACCTTAAACCGAGTGGTAAATATGTGACGGTGGATCTTCATAAGGCAGGTGGGATTCCACAAGTAATGAAAATACTTTTAAATGCAGGATTAATTCATGGCGATTGCAAAAACATTGAAGGCAAAACCATCTCAGAATACTTACAGAATATTCCAGATAAGCCTCCAACAAATCAAAATGTCATAAGAGACATAGATGACCCTCTTTATAAAAAAGGACATCTAGCGATATTAAAAGGTAACTTAGCGAGCGAAGGTTCTGTAGCCAAAATTAGCGGAGTAAAAAACCCTGTATTAACTGGTCCAGCAAAGATTTTTGAAAGTGAAGAGGATTGTTTAAAATCGATATTAAATAACGATATCAAAGCTGGTGATGTGGTTGTTATTAGAAACGAAGGTCCTGTAGGAGGTCCAGGCATGAGAGAAATGTTAGCTCCAACATCTGCGATTGTTGGTCAAGGGCTAGGAGAGAAGGTAGCTTTAATTACCGATGGCAGATTTAGCGGTGGTACCTATGGTCTTGTTGTGGGTCACATAGCTCCAGAGGCTGCTGTTGGAGGAAATATTGCTCTAATAAAACAAGGTGATTTAATTACAGTGGATGCTGTAAAACAACTAATTGAAGTTGATTTATCTGACGAAGAATTAGAAAAAAGAAAAAAAGATTGGGTAAAACCTATACAAAAATACAAAAGAGGAATTCTTTCAAAATATTCGAGAATCGTAAGCACATCAAGTTTAGGGGCTGTTACTGATTTATAA
- a CDS encoding uracil phosphoribosyltransferase produces the protein MAMSLKVIVPPHPLIKHWLSILREKNTPNILYSTGYEQLGKWLTYEALRNWLPYKKEIVNTDNGDSDGFFINNDYPIKVLATLPEGLSLWFGSKEVIPNSTLSLGELPKTIESNEGVIFYSEQITTKSATLETLIKLKELGVDSNRILLITAICSNKGLNEIAKLFPNQVIYTSCIDEEDEITQVLVPGIGNPLSRLSTIFQDKN, from the coding sequence ATGGCAATGTCACTAAAGGTTATTGTTCCTCCTCATCCATTAATAAAACATTGGCTTTCAATATTGCGAGAAAAAAATACTCCAAATATTTTGTACTCAACAGGATATGAGCAATTAGGGAAATGGCTTACATATGAAGCATTACGTAATTGGCTGCCATATAAAAAAGAAATAGTAAATACTGATAATGGGGACTCAGATGGATTCTTTATTAATAATGATTATCCAATAAAAGTGCTCGCAACGTTGCCCGAAGGGTTATCTCTTTGGTTTGGATCTAAAGAAGTAATTCCTAATTCAACCCTCTCATTAGGAGAACTTCCTAAAACTATTGAATCAAATGAAGGAGTTATATTTTATTCAGAACAAATAACGACAAAATCAGCAACATTAGAAACTTTAATTAAATTAAAGGAATTAGGTGTTGATTCAAATAGAATTCTTTTAATAACTGCTATTTGCTCAAATAAAGGTTTAAATGAAATTGCGAAATTATTCCCTAATCAGGTAATTTACACTTCTTGCATAGATGAGGAAGACGAAATAACACAAGTTTTAGTACCGGGTATTGGGAATCCTTTATCGAGATTAAGTACTATATTTCAAGATAAGAACTAA
- the gndA gene encoding NADP-dependent phosphogluconate dehydrogenase: MSKAHFGLVGLGVMGENLVLNAERNGFSSVVFNRTYSKTEEFLQGRGLGKNIEGAETLQEFVNKLERPRRILMMVKAGPATDAVIENISGYLEEGDLLIDGGNSQFKDTERRVNTLESKSFGYIGMGVSGGAKGALEGPSMMPGGTKASYDAIESLLTKMAAKVEDGPCVAYVGPGGSGHFVKTVHNGIEYGIEQILAEAYDLMKRVKGMNGQQMSEVFGIWNNTDELASYLVEITEICLNTKDEITGDDVVEKILDKAGQKGTGLWTVVSALELGVSVPTIYASLNARVMSSLKEQRSEIEKTIPSKEIEDFDLGNISDGMKPLFDAVVLATIASYAQGMDILREASTVYNYGLNMPSIAQIWKGGCIIRSKLLSKIQDAYNKDPNLKNLIFDDWFNNEIATRLDNLAKVVSLSTKAGIPVPCLSSTLDYLNSYRTNRLPQNLVQAMRDCFGSHTYQRIDKEGSFHTEWMK, encoded by the coding sequence ATGTCCAAGGCGCATTTTGGTTTAGTAGGTCTTGGTGTTATGGGCGAAAATTTAGTTCTTAACGCAGAAAGAAATGGATTTTCAAGTGTAGTTTTTAATAGAACTTATTCAAAAACTGAAGAATTTTTACAAGGTCGAGGCCTTGGGAAGAATATAGAGGGAGCTGAAACTCTTCAAGAATTTGTCAATAAGCTAGAGAGACCCAGAAGAATTTTAATGATGGTAAAAGCTGGACCAGCAACAGATGCGGTTATAGAAAACATTTCTGGATATCTCGAGGAAGGAGATTTATTGATAGATGGCGGTAATTCTCAATTTAAAGATACAGAAAGAAGGGTGAATACTCTTGAAAGTAAAAGTTTTGGATACATTGGAATGGGAGTTTCAGGTGGTGCAAAAGGAGCTCTTGAAGGGCCAAGTATGATGCCTGGCGGTACTAAAGCTTCATATGATGCAATAGAAAGCTTATTAACAAAAATGGCTGCCAAAGTTGAAGACGGGCCATGTGTTGCATATGTTGGACCAGGAGGCTCAGGTCATTTTGTAAAAACTGTTCATAACGGAATTGAATATGGAATTGAACAAATACTTGCAGAAGCTTATGACCTTATGAAGAGAGTCAAAGGTATGAACGGTCAGCAAATGTCAGAGGTATTTGGTATTTGGAATAATACTGATGAATTAGCTTCTTATCTTGTTGAGATTACGGAGATTTGTCTAAATACAAAAGATGAGATAACTGGTGATGATGTCGTGGAGAAAATATTAGATAAAGCTGGCCAGAAAGGTACTGGTTTATGGACTGTTGTAAGTGCTTTAGAACTGGGGGTGTCAGTCCCAACTATTTATGCTTCTTTAAATGCAAGAGTAATGAGTTCTTTAAAAGAGCAACGTAGTGAGATTGAAAAAACTATTCCATCTAAAGAGATAGAGGATTTCGATTTAGGAAATATATCTGATGGAATGAAACCTTTATTTGATGCTGTAGTCCTTGCCACAATAGCTAGCTATGCTCAAGGTATGGACATTTTAAGAGAAGCATCTACAGTATATAACTATGGTTTGAATATGCCGTCAATTGCTCAAATATGGAAGGGTGGTTGCATAATTAGATCAAAATTATTAAGTAAAATTCAAGATGCTTATAACAAAGATCCTAATTTAAAAAATTTAATTTTTGATGATTGGTTCAATAATGAAATTGCGACAAGATTAGATAACTTAGCTAAAGTCGTTTCTTTATCCACAAAAGCTGGTATACCAGTCCCATGTCTATCCAGTACTTTAGATTATTTGAATAGTTATAGAACCAATAGACTTCCTCAGAATCTTGTTCAGGCAATGAGAGACTGTTTTGGCTCTCACACATATCAAAGAATTGATAAGGAAGGTAGTTTTCATACTGAATGGATGAAATGA
- a CDS encoding glutamyl-tRNA reductase has product MHIVVVGLSHRTAPVEVREKLSIPDQSITKSLKALKAFSEVLEVSILSTCNRLEIYALVKDKNTGISSIKEFISDYSGIIFEDLNPHLFCFRQEDAVLHLMKVSAGLDSLVLGEGQILSQVKKMMRLGQENQSTGPILNRLLTQSVSTGKKVRSETNLGTGAVSISSAAVELAQLKIGQEKGFDTLVSLESEKVLVVGAGRMSRLLITHLKAKGCHKLILVNRNIDRALNLAIDFPDIEIVCKGLNELDENISISSLVFTSTASEEPIIDLAKIEKLNLNNKLKFIDIGVPRNISNDVKNHQFVKSFDVDDLQEVVSRNQEFRQKIAKEAESLVEEERIIFLEWWASLEAVPVINKLRSDLELIRKEELQKALSRMGPDFSARERKVVEALTKGIINKILHTPVTKLRSPQSREERQASLKIVEKLFSLVDEDKNS; this is encoded by the coding sequence ATGCATATTGTTGTCGTCGGACTAAGTCATCGCACGGCACCTGTCGAAGTGCGTGAGAAGTTAAGTATTCCTGACCAATCCATAACAAAATCATTGAAAGCATTAAAGGCTTTCTCTGAGGTATTAGAGGTGTCAATTTTAAGTACTTGTAATAGGCTAGAAATATATGCCCTGGTAAAGGATAAAAATACTGGAATTTCATCTATTAAAGAATTTATATCAGATTATTCCGGAATTATTTTTGAAGATTTAAATCCACATCTTTTTTGCTTTAGACAAGAAGATGCGGTTTTGCATTTGATGAAAGTTTCGGCAGGACTTGATAGCCTCGTATTAGGAGAAGGACAAATCCTTTCGCAGGTAAAAAAAATGATGAGATTAGGTCAAGAGAATCAATCTACTGGGCCTATTCTTAATAGATTATTAACTCAATCAGTTAGTACAGGTAAAAAAGTTAGATCCGAAACAAATTTAGGAACTGGAGCTGTATCAATAAGTTCAGCTGCGGTAGAACTTGCTCAATTAAAAATTGGACAAGAAAAGGGGTTTGATACTCTTGTAAGTTTGGAATCAGAAAAGGTTCTTGTAGTTGGAGCTGGTCGGATGAGTAGACTTTTAATAACTCATTTAAAAGCAAAAGGATGTCATAAACTGATTCTTGTCAATAGAAATATTGATAGAGCATTAAATCTTGCTATAGATTTCCCCGATATAGAGATTGTTTGTAAAGGGTTAAACGAATTAGATGAAAATATATCAATATCTTCTCTTGTTTTCACAAGTACAGCTTCCGAAGAGCCAATAATTGATCTCGCTAAAATTGAAAAATTAAATTTGAATAATAAACTTAAATTTATTGATATTGGTGTGCCGAGAAATATTTCTAATGATGTTAAAAATCATCAATTTGTAAAATCATTTGATGTAGATGATTTACAAGAGGTCGTTTCAAGAAATCAAGAATTTAGACAGAAAATTGCAAAGGAAGCAGAATCTTTAGTAGAAGAAGAAAGAATTATTTTTCTAGAATGGTGGGCAAGTCTAGAAGCGGTTCCAGTAATTAATAAACTTAGATCAGATTTGGAGTTAATTAGAAAAGAGGAATTGCAAAAAGCACTTAGTAGGATGGGACCAGATTTTTCTGCCCGAGAAAGAAAAGTTGTAGAAGCTCTTACTAAAGGAATTATCAATAAAATACTTCATACACCTGTTACCAAATTGAGAAGTCCTCAATCAAGAGAAGAAAGACAAGCTTCTTTGAAAATTGTTGAAAAGTTGTTTTCTTTGGTAGATGAAGATAAAAATAGCTAA